One Burkholderia pyrrocinia DNA segment encodes these proteins:
- a CDS encoding cupin domain-containing protein, protein MADADLERKSWDQPEGASFNDWMEGRVARYATRRYDWDALKFQADYDPKYRRAQMRYVGTGGTGVAKDVNTVPAGNFTFSTMVIPAGNIGPSHIHIDVEEIFFVLRGKMKVICERDGQTWEAILGERDLISVPPGVYRTEINIGEEDALMCVMLGSSTPITPTYPPDSPLAKIKR, encoded by the coding sequence ATGGCGGACGCCGATCTCGAACGCAAGTCGTGGGACCAGCCGGAAGGCGCAAGCTTCAACGACTGGATGGAAGGGCGCGTGGCGCGCTACGCGACGCGGCGCTACGACTGGGACGCACTGAAGTTCCAGGCCGACTACGACCCGAAGTACCGCCGTGCGCAGATGCGCTATGTCGGCACCGGCGGCACGGGCGTCGCGAAGGACGTCAACACGGTGCCGGCCGGCAACTTCACGTTCTCGACGATGGTCATCCCGGCCGGCAACATCGGCCCGAGCCACATCCACATCGACGTCGAGGAAATCTTCTTCGTGCTGCGCGGCAAGATGAAGGTGATCTGCGAGCGCGACGGGCAGACGTGGGAAGCGATCCTCGGCGAGCGCGACCTGATCTCGGTGCCGCCCGGCGTGTATCGCACGGAAATCAACATCGGCGAGGAAGACGCGCTGATGTGCGTGATGCTCGGTTCGTCGACGCCCATCACGCCGACCTATCCGCCCGATTCGCCGCTCGCGAAGATCAAGCGTTGA
- a CDS encoding alpha/beta fold hydrolase yields MSVIDKRERDRTAAFAALLGQFPEQRCAAGAAGTIGYREAGAQHAGRALPVVLLHGIGSGAASWVRQLDALGASRRVLAWDAPGYGVSTPVHGASPAAADYAASLNAWLEALGIERCVLVGHSLGAIVAGGLARAMPARIAGLLLVSPAGGYGSAPAETRESRRDARLAMLAELGPAGLAEQRSGNMLSGFASEDARAWVRWNMARIVPAGYAQATHLLANADLATDLAGFRGRTAVAVGANDAITPPAACERIAAAAHVGLQVIPQAGHAGYVEAPAVYSALIDTFCRQCDTQRGLG; encoded by the coding sequence ATGAGTGTCATCGACAAACGTGAACGCGACCGCACCGCGGCGTTCGCCGCGCTGCTCGGGCAGTTTCCCGAGCAGCGTTGCGCAGCCGGCGCGGCGGGCACGATCGGTTATCGCGAGGCCGGCGCGCAGCATGCGGGCCGCGCGCTGCCCGTCGTGCTGCTGCACGGGATCGGCTCGGGCGCCGCATCGTGGGTGCGCCAGCTCGACGCGCTCGGCGCATCGCGGCGCGTGCTCGCGTGGGATGCGCCCGGTTACGGCGTATCGACGCCCGTGCACGGCGCGTCGCCGGCCGCCGCCGATTACGCGGCGTCGCTGAACGCGTGGCTCGAGGCACTCGGCATCGAGCGCTGCGTGCTGGTCGGGCATTCGCTCGGCGCGATCGTCGCGGGCGGTCTCGCCCGCGCGATGCCCGCGCGGATCGCCGGCCTGCTGCTGGTGTCGCCCGCGGGCGGCTACGGCAGTGCGCCCGCCGAAACGCGCGAATCGCGCCGCGACGCGCGGCTCGCGATGCTCGCGGAACTTGGCCCGGCCGGGCTCGCCGAGCAGCGCAGCGGCAACATGCTGTCCGGTTTCGCGAGCGAGGATGCCCGCGCGTGGGTGCGCTGGAACATGGCGCGCATCGTGCCGGCCGGTTATGCGCAGGCCACGCATCTGCTCGCGAACGCCGATCTCGCGACCGATCTCGCCGGTTTTCGCGGCCGCACGGCGGTGGCCGTCGGCGCGAACGACGCGATCACGCCGCCTGCCGCATGCGAGCGGATCGCCGCGGCCGCGCATGTCGGGCTGCAGGTGATTCCGCAGGCAGGCCATGCCGGTTACGTGGAAGCGCCGGCCGTTTATTCCGCACTGATCGACACGTTCTGCCGTCAGTGCGATACGCAGCGAGGGCTGGGATGA
- a CDS encoding SDR family oxidoreductase has protein sequence MVESAPVVSLAGRRVLVTGGARGLGAAFVKALVAAGARVAFGDVLADEGRALAAQLAQAGHAAHFFALDLADPASIDAFVAQGAAALGGIDALINNAAITNSGGKLSTELDVSTWDAVMNVNVRGVWLVSNAALPHLAKSGRGAIVNLASDTALWGAPRLLAYVASKGAVIAMTHAQAREFGAHGVTVNAIAPGLTEVEATAYVPAERHAFYMQGRALTRTQVPDDVTGPVLFLLSDGARFVTGQLLPVNGGFVMN, from the coding sequence ATGGTTGAGTCCGCTCCGGTCGTGTCGCTCGCGGGGCGCCGCGTGCTCGTCACCGGCGGCGCGCGCGGTCTCGGCGCGGCGTTCGTGAAGGCGCTCGTCGCCGCGGGCGCGCGGGTCGCATTCGGCGACGTGCTGGCCGACGAAGGCCGCGCGCTCGCCGCGCAGCTTGCGCAAGCCGGCCATGCCGCACATTTCTTCGCGCTCGACCTGGCCGATCCGGCCAGCATCGACGCATTCGTCGCGCAGGGCGCGGCGGCGCTCGGCGGCATCGACGCGCTGATCAACAACGCGGCGATCACGAACTCGGGCGGCAAGCTGTCGACGGAGCTCGACGTGTCGACGTGGGACGCCGTGATGAACGTGAACGTGCGCGGCGTGTGGCTCGTCAGCAATGCGGCGCTGCCGCACCTCGCGAAGTCGGGGCGCGGCGCGATCGTGAACCTTGCATCGGACACCGCGTTGTGGGGTGCGCCGAGGCTGCTCGCGTACGTCGCGAGCAAGGGCGCGGTGATCGCGATGACGCATGCGCAGGCGCGCGAGTTCGGCGCGCACGGCGTGACGGTCAACGCGATCGCGCCGGGGCTGACCGAAGTCGAGGCAACCGCCTACGTGCCGGCCGAGCGTCACGCGTTCTACATGCAGGGCCGCGCGCTGACGCGCACACAGGTGCCCGACGACGTGACGGGCCCCGTGCTGTTCCTGCTGTCGGACGGCGCGCGCTTCGTGACGGGCCAACTGCTGCCGGTGAACGGCGGCTTCGTAATGAATTGA